In Myotis daubentonii chromosome 11, mMyoDau2.1, whole genome shotgun sequence, the genomic window TAAACCTCATTGAGATAGTAATATTTGAGTAAATACTTTAAGGGGGTAATGGAATAAGTCACATGAATATCTGAGGGAAGAACATCCCAGTTAGAGAGAGCAGCCAGTGCAGAATTTTTGACTTGCATTTGAACCAGTTATGACTGTGACTTAGTGCAGTGTGAGCTAGGAGGCAACTACTAGGAATTGAAGGGAGAGAGGTTATGAGCATTGAGGAGATCTTTTAGTCCTCTGAGTACTTTGGCTTTTACACTATGTATAATTGAAAATAAACCCTAATAAGATCAAGTAGGATTTTTCTTTAGAGGTCAGGAGAGAAGGTAAGCAGTCAGAGAAGGAACTTCTAGTCTTAGGATAGCATATATTAATGTTGTATCCTAGACATAAGTTTATAGCAAAACAAATAAGATTTTTGCTgatattttctactttatttttgatTGTAGGGACTTTCAGTTACCTTGATGATGTCCCATTTAAGATAGGAGACAAATTCAAAACACCAGCTAAAGTTGGTCTACCTATTGGCTTCTCCCTGCCTGATTGTTTGCAGGTTGTCAGAGAAGTACAGGTAAGTGGTGATATTTAGTTAAAGTTCagtgcatttaaaaatttaatgagtAAGAATTGGATGTTTAGTGACATAGAAAAAAAACCCCATTCTCATAtctcttatttgtttttcttatagctTTTTATTGCTTGGCTTACattgtgtcacacacacacacacacacacacacacacacacacacacacacctatatatCTATTACAGATCTTTTGTAATGTGTTAGATTGTATATCCTGGAATTCTATGCCTTGTCCAAAATGAATCCCCATTGCCTATCTTACTTAtttacttcttttccttttctttattaatatcaTTATCTCTCTGTCACTCGAGTTAGATAACATTTTTCTCTGTTGTGTCTCCCCATTACTGTCTAGTCTATCCATGTTCCCTCCAAACTAGGTTACTAGCAATTTGTTGAACATACTGGGTATATAACATGCTTTTTCTCATGATCTGTTATCTccatttggggtatttttttctttctcaccgTACTAAAAGCTGTTGCTCTTCTAGAATTGTGCTGAAATGCCATCTTCTCAAAAGCTTCTTTCTGAACCTTCTCATCTTTAAAGCTCAgttacatataaatgtatatatagaaTTCTTGAAAACAGCAAAGAGCCCTATGTTATAtgacttcctttcttccttcagtacacatttattgaatgcttgctTTTGAGTGGTGCTCTGCTAGGCTGAGGATAGAGAGAAATGCCTTAATCGCTGTCCTCAAGGAACTTACAGTTTAGAGAAGGAGTCAGGTGGAAAAACAGTACACTAATTCAAACTTCTTCCtgtgacttaaaatttttttaaatatacttttttcaaagtttttttgTTTATGGGAGATTTAATGAGGCATTAGCATGTCATTCTAAAAAGGATTCTTTGTTGTATCTTTCAGTCTATATGCAGTGAGTAATCATAGTGGGAATATTTCAGTTATGTTTTCAAAAATAACAGCTTTactaagatataattcacataccaaaaAAATCACCCTTTAAGGAGTGCAGATAAGtggattttaatatattcagagtTATATAATCATCAGTATGATCTAATTTcaggacattttcatcacccccaaaaaacTCCAGTGCCCATTAACAGTTACTGCCTATTTTCCCTTGTCCCCAGCCCTTAGCAAACACtaaatttactttctgtctctataaatttgcttattctggacatatcatataaatggaataatacaacATGTAGCCTTttataactggcttatttcacctaggataatgttttcaaggtttttcCATGTTGTATGAATGAAATATTAgtactttatttttatggctgaataacaaACCATTGTATCGATAATaccatattttgttcatcagttgatacATATCTTAGTGGGttccactttttggctgttaggaataatgctgctatgaacatttgtatacagGTTCTTGTGTGGACATAGGCTTTCAgttttcttgggtaaatacctaggagtggaattgctgggccatatggtaaCTATAAccttttgaggaattgccagactgttttccaaagtggttgcatTATTTTATCACACTCACACTACACGAGGGTTTTAATtcctccatatccttgccagctcTTGTTATAGTCTGTCTTTATACACTCTTCTGTAATAGtctcttattgtggttttgatgtaCATGTCCCTAATTACtaaatgatgttgagtatcttatatatttttgaatactGAATTGATTGATATTCCTTTTGTGTATGGAGACTATTGGACCAGAAAAGATATAGATTTCCCTTATAATGTTTTACCTTGTTTCGTTTGCAACAACAAATATTTGGTAAACACCTTTCTGTGTAGGATACTATTAGCAATATGATTAAAAAACACCtccatctttttttatataattctttattgtttaaagtattacatatgtctcctttttcctccattgatctctccccagccgttcccaccccctagcacatgccctcatccccctactgtctgcgtccatgggttaTACTTACATGcttatataagtcctttggttgatctcttaccccaccccacgctcgccttccctctgaggttggatggtctgttcaatgcttctctgtctctggatctatttttgttcatcagtttatgttattcattatattccacaaaagagtgagatcatgtgatacttatctttctccgaatggcttattttgcttagcataatactctccaggtccatccatgctgttgcaaatggtaagagttccttcttttttacagcagcgtagtattccattgtgtagatgtaccacagcattgtaatctactcatctgctgatgggcacttaggctgtacACCTCCATCTTTTATTCTCATATTATTCACCACTTCGTTGACCCATTCAGAAAACTTGTTTTGAATGCTgtgaattttctgtttatttgatcAGTGTTCACTATACTCATAGCTCCCAGTAGTAACAAAAAGGGAAATCTAGGCTCTGAGCTCTATTCCAGTGTGGGCCAGCTGAAATTTTTTTGTTCTCTAATTGCAGATTAGCATTAAATTTTGACTGCCTGGGGTCTCCATGGGGAATTTGGCTGTGGTATTGGTGCTGGATCCCTCCCAGTACAGAGAAGAATCAGACCTAGAACCATAGACAGCTAACTTGCAGCTTCCTGTAACTTTGCCTTATTTGCCCTTACATGGTAGTACAAACTCcatttttcagctgaaaattcatCAAGGGGAGCCAGTGAAAAAAACATACATAACCCTTGCACCCAGGGTCCAGAAAGCTTTCATTGAATGCGGTGGTAGTGGTAGCCACAGCAGTGGGGGTGGCCCTTAGTGTAAAGGTTTAGAGTGGATTCTGGTGTCACTCAATCATGGACTGGAATTGCCATGAATCATCTTGTATAGATTGCTTAAACTCccaagcctccatttcctcatctggaaaatgggaataattaccTTTAAagttattgtaaggattaaacaaaataatgcaCTTATAATGCTTATTCTGGTTTCTAATACTCCATAATTGTTTTACTGTTTATTATAGTACACTCAAACCACACACTTATCTTTCACTGTAATATTTCTGctattttttcctgtatttttctaTGTTCCATGTATTCTTCATTACTTTAGTAGTTAAAAACCAAAAGCTTGgtaaagatttttattaaaaaggaaagaaatttccAATTATTTTTGGGAATAAAACATCGGACACCTATGTTTACAGGCATCAGGAAGTTGGTTACAGCCTCAGTTTTTGATGGAGGAAACCACTTGGAAAATTGGATTTCCTCCACAGTTACAAGCAGCAGTCTTTGCCCAAGTGCTGTTTTCTGACTATGCTGTTAGTGATAGAAAGGAAGCACTGCAACCCTCAGGTGTCTTTCTGGTGCCCAGCAGCTGGCTCGGGTGTAAGTGAACTTGGTATGCGCATTTCCAGGCTTCTCTTGTGTAGTTTGAAGCTGGAAGGCTTGGGAATGACCAGAGGTTTCTTctactcttttctctcctttccccttcttttaCTCTTAATGTGTCTCCAACCTTGAATGTGCACAGAAGACATGGATTAGCTTTGGTGCTTTAGGGTGAACATCAAAGGTTTTTCCTCCTATCCCTGGGTGGATTTAGTTTCATATAAGAGTGTATTTTTTCAGGTGTGCAAATGAAATTTTTGTAAATTGAGCTGTATactttaaggcaggggtgggcaaactttttgactccagggccataatgggttcttaaactggaccggagggccggaacaaaagcatggatggagtgtttgtgtgaactaatataaattcaaagtaaacatcattacataaaagggtacggtctttttttttttttttttttttttttagttttattaatttcaaaggggccggatccggcccgcgggccgtagtttgcccacggctgctttagggTATTGTTAAGGATCCATTAAGTAAATTCTTACGCAATTTGCTCTGTAAAATCTTAATTTGAATATgtctagatttcttttttttttttaatattttattgatttttttacagagaggaagggagagggatagagagttagaaacatcgatgagagagaaacatcgatcagctgcctcctgcacaccccctactggggatgttcctgcaaccaaggtacatgcccttgactggaatcaaacccgggacccttcagtctacaggcctacgctctatccactgagccaaaccagttaggacgtCTAGATTTCTTAATAAGCAGTTTTCCTGCACTTAGAGTACTATCTGTTTATTATAAGTTGATCGTGGTTTTAAGAAGCATATTTAGTTagattgcctgggttcaaatccaggctctACCACTTAATAGCTTTATTACCTTGGGCAGTGGTACCTACTTTAAAGGGTTGTTGAAAAATCTAGGGTTATTGCATAAACTCTGCTTCAAGTCATGCATGGTACTTTGTAAGTGCTTCTTAAATGTTAGGGACTGTTATTATCCAGCACATGATCTATTAGGGCATTTGTGCTAGATAATAGAGACCTAAAGACCTAAAGCCCAGTTTGCTGCCCATGAGAGGCATGTGATATTGTCAGGGAAGTGTTTGGAGCAAGGGTGAGAtcatctggcccgcaggccataaaggcctgtgaaatcacttggttggtctggccttgccaaggcattaattaaatgtttgaccaaatatagtaggctaatttttaagttgataattttgtatggtccgcgaatgatgttacaaatatacaaatggccctgggcagaaaaaaggttccccacccctggtttagagaaaGATTAAAGCTATTGTGGTCACATGTGCTCTGCATCAAATGATAGAGACAAATCTTTGTAAGACTTCAGAGGAAGGAATAGGCCATCAGCAAAGCATCATAGAGCTGGTGGCTGAGCTTTGAGCCACCAATGAAGAAATCTAGGAAGGGACATAGCCTGAGGGGAGAGAAGCAAGGGAATGTGACTGTAACATTTGGCCTGGTGCATAGGACTCGAGGTGGTGGGAGCTCTTTTTAGTTAATTTCTAGAAGTAATCTGGGAGCATACTTTGATTAAATCCTATAAGATTAGGAAGCCTTAGTCTTCTTGAGTGTAGATCATCCAATACACCTGAAATGCTGCATTGGGGAGGGGCAGCCACTTGGGTTTACATCTTCTTTCTCTGATATATCTTTGCAGTATGACTTCTCCTTGGAAAAGAAAACCATTGAGTGGGCTGAAGATATTAAGAAAATCCATGAAGCCCAGCGGGAAGCAGAGCGGAAGGCTGAGGAAGCAGAAGCTAAAGTGAATTCTAAGAGTGGCCCAGAGGGAGATAACAAAATGAGCTTCTCCAAGACTCACAGTACAGCCACAATGCCACCTCCTATTAACCCCATCCTTGCCACCTTACAGCACAACAGCATCCTCACCCCGACTCGGTACAGCAGTACCATGAAACAGAAAGTTCTCAGCCCACCCCACACAAAGGCAGATTTCAATCCTGCTGACTTTGAGTGTGAAGAAGACCCATTTGATAATCTTGAGTTAAAAACTATTGATGAGAAGGAAGAACTGAGAAACATTCTGGTAGGAACCACTGGACCCATTATGGCTCAGTTATTGGACAGTAACTTGCCCAGAGGTGGCTCTGGGTCTGTGTTACAGGATGAAGAAGTCCTGGCATCCTTGGAGCGGGCAACGCTAGATTTCAAGCCTCTTCATAAACCCAATGGCTTTATAACCTTACCACAGTTGGGCGACTGTGAAAAGATGCCGCTGTCTTCCAAAGTGTCCCTCCCCCCCATTCCTGCAGTAAGCAATATTAAATCCCTGTCCTTCCCCAAACTTGACTCTGATGACAGTAATCAGAAAACAGCCAAGCTGGCAAGCACTTTCCATAGCACATCCTGTCTCCGCAATGGCACGTTCCAGAATTCCCTAAAGCCTTCCACCCAAAGCAGTGCCAGTGAGCTCAGTGGGCATCAGAGTCTTGGGCTTTCAACTTTGAACTTGGACAGTGGCACAGAAATGCCAGCCCTGACCCCTTCTGATATGATATCCCAGATGCCTTCCCTCTCTGTCTCGTCTGTGTGCACAGAAGAATCGTCACCTCCAAATACAGGTTCCACGGTAAGCCTTTTAAATCCCCCTAAGTTAAAGCTCCAAAGATTTGTAAATTCTGCTTAGCAGTTGCCATCCTCACATTCTTTTTAAGGTTTAGGGCAAGATGGGCATGGCCAGATTGACCTTGCTTATACATAAGTATATGTAGTTCTGGTTATTTTCCTGAGGACAAGGATTATTAGCTCTCCACCTTACTCGAGTTGATGTGGGCTTGTTCCTGCCTAAGCAATTTCTTTTCAGTGGTGCATATCTTGTGTTTGCATTGTTTTAaaggctttctttttttgtacCCTTTAACTGTTTCCTAttaccttctttgtttttttgttttttttaagattgctTGGTActcttcattatattttttccCTACCTCATTCTGCCTTGAAATTTGGTTCCTGTGTGTACCATGGTTCAGCCAACTTGTGGGTGTTTtttcagactgggtggtgctttAGTACCTGGGAGATAATTTGTATTGGAAGTCCAAGAAAAACATAGAAATTTGTCACTTTAAACACATTGGTTTTAATGGTgcaattcctttttttctttctctgctaagaattttactgttttctccaaagggagagagaggggaaggtggGGATTGAGATTTGATGTTTAAGTATGAGTTGATAAGAGAGTTGCGTCTTGTGCCAGCCCTGACCCCTTCTGATATGATATCCCAGATGCCTTCCCTCTCTGTCTCGTCTGTGTGCACAGAAGAATCGTCACCTCCAAATATAGGCTCACCTCACATgcaactttttgtgtgtgtgacaaaACCAGATGATCTTTTAGAAAATTTGGTtttgtcacacacacaaaaagttgcATGTGAGGTGAGCTTGCTTTGTCACAGAGTATATACATTGTTGCGTTCTAGGATAGAAACCATGGACGTCAGATTTTCCCCTGCTGTTCCCTGTTTCTTTGACCAGTccacagattctttttttttaaatatatattttattgattttttttacagtgaggaagggagagggacagagagttagaaacatcaataagagagaaacattgatcagctgcctcctgcacaccccctactggggatgtgcccgcaaccaaggtacatgcccttgaccggaatcaaacctgggacccttcagtccgcaggccgacactctatccactgagccaaaccggttagggccagtcCACAGATTCTTAAAATGAAAGCCTATCAAAGACAGTATTTAAAGCCAGAAAGGAGCCTGATTGTATTGTTGCGATATCTCTCAGACACCATAAGAAGCCTGCTATTAGTTGGTAAAAGGATGAGCCTTGGCCTGCACATTGAGAAAGGTCCCAGCAATAGCATTCTTGGTGAATTATTGTCTCTGTTTCAGTGCTTCTATTGTCAGAGAGCTCACTGCTGCTTGTACATTTCCatgggctctagctggtttggctcagtagatagagtgtcagcccttggactgaagggtcccgggttcgattctgatcaagggcacataacctTAAGTTGCAGAGGCAGCCAGTATCTCTCTCATTTTGATgcttctctccgtctctcccccactccctttcactgtctctaaaaattaatggaaaaatatcctccagtgaggattcacacaaaaagaaaaacaaacaaaaacacaaaatactCTGGTGCTATCTTCTAGAAATCAGTTACTCAGAGACTTTAGGGGGCACTCTGTTGACTCCCCAGGgcagcatttctttaaaaaacttaaaaaaaaattttttttattgatttcagagaggaaaagagagggagagattagaaatatcaatgatgagagaatcattgatcagctgccttctgtacactccctactggagattgaacctgtaacctgggcatgtgcccttgaccggaattgaacctgggacctttcagtctgcaggcggacactctatccattgacccagactggctagggtaATGTActgtatattttagaaattaaatgcaCTCTGGGAAGGATTAGGGATCCTCAGCTACCTCCCCACCCTGACTCCCCTTAAAGTTATAGTAACCATTTAGATGAACTAATGACAGCTCTTTCTCAAACCAGAACACTCATCATTCTTTGAACCACCTGATTGTGGAGTTTCTTTTGGATCCATTCATTTTagggtgggagaggctctgtTTCTTGCTGGCCTGGGAACTTGCTGCCCATAGAAACAGAACCGTTCTCTAAGGAAGTCATGACCCTTACCCTCAGGGAGCAAAGCCTGGTTTCCATCCTGGCCCTCTCTCTTAGTATGAGTCTTTGAAACCCACAGTGAGAACCTTTCTCTGTGAGAGAAGCTCTTTCCTCCAAGATAGTCAGTGACTTCAGGCCAGGGGGAGGTGATGGTGTGGTCATCTGGGCTGTACACACACTTAGGAACTCCCAGGGAAGTATTCCTGGAATTTGGTTCTTGTTGGCTATTTTAGGCCCAATGTTTGGGTCTTAGTTTTCAGATTTTGACTACATGTTTTAGTGTTTACATaagctaatctttttttttttttttttttaatatattttattgattttttacagagaggaagggagagagagacagagagtcagaaacatcgatgagagagaaacaccgatcagctgcctcctgcacatctcctactggggatgtgcccgcaacccaggtacatgcccctgaccggaatcgaacccgggacccttcagtccgcaagccgacgctctatccactgagccaaaccggtttcggctaagcTAATCTTAATAGTTGAGAAATCCATGGGATCATCTTGAGAGAACAATCTTATAATGTGCCTTTATTCTGAGTCCAGTATAAAACTGCCTGACTTAACTCTAGCCAGTATCTCTTCCCACTGTGCTTGCTGATTGTTAAACTTCaccatacagtggggccttgacttacgagtttaattcgttccgagaccgagctcattagttctgagaccgagctcgttaatgagctcgttaactcaaattactctgtcaactcaatgcaaaaaatcggccagagacagctggtatctcaaaaaactcgttagtcgggacactcgtaagtcaaggccccactgtagattgAAAGTTAATTGGCTTT contains:
- the UBAP1 gene encoding ubiquitin-associated protein 1 isoform X1; its protein translation is MLYPRHKFIAKQIRFLLIFSTLFLIVGTFSYLDDVPFKIGDKFKTPAKVGLPIGFSLPDCLQVVREVQYDFSLEKKTIEWAEDIKKIHEAQREAERKAEEAEAKVNSKSGPEGDNKMSFSKTHSTATMPPPINPILATLQHNSILTPTRYSSTMKQKVLSPPHTKADFNPADFECEEDPFDNLELKTIDEKEELRNILVGTTGPIMAQLLDSNLPRGGSGSVLQDEEVLASLERATLDFKPLHKPNGFITLPQLGDCEKMPLSSKVSLPPIPAVSNIKSLSFPKLDSDDSNQKTAKLASTFHSTSCLRNGTFQNSLKPSTQSSASELSGHQSLGLSTLNLDSGTEMPALTPSDMISQMPSLSVSSVCTEESSPPNTGSTATPPKFSVSQVPNTPSCPQAYSELQTLSPSERQCVETVVNMGYSYECVLRAMKKKGENIEQILDYLFVHGQLCEKGFDPLLVEEALEMHQCSEEKMLEFLQLMSKFKEMGFELKDIKEVLLLHNNDQDNALEDLMARAGAS
- the UBAP1 gene encoding ubiquitin-associated protein 1 isoform X4, producing the protein MASKKLGADFHGTFSYLDDVPFKIGDKFKTPAKVGLPIGFSLPDCLQVVREVQYDFSLEKKTIEWAEDIKKIHEAQREAERKAEEAEAKVNSKSGPEGDNKMSFSKTHSTATMPPPINPILATLQHNSILTPTRYSSTMKQKVLSPPHTKADFNPADFECEEDPFDNLELKTIDEKEELRNILVGTTGPIMAQLLDSNLPRGGSGSVLQDEEVLASLERATLDFKPLHKPNGFITLPQLGDCEKMPLSSKVSLPPIPAVSNIKSLSFPKLDSDDSNQKTAKLASTFHSTSCLRNGTFQNSLKPSTQSSASELSGHQSLGLSTLNLDSGTEMPALTPSDMISQMPSLSVSSVCTEESSPPNTGSTILDYLFVHGQLCEKGFDPLLVEEALEMHQCSEEKMLEFLQLMSKFKEMGFELKDIKEVLLLHNNDQDNALEDLMARAGAS
- the UBAP1 gene encoding ubiquitin-associated protein 1 isoform X5 yields the protein MASKKLGADFHGTFSYLDDVPFKIGDKFKTPAKVGLPIGFSLPDCLQVVREVQYDFSLEKKTIEWAEDIKKIHEAQREAERKAEEAEAKVNSKSGPEGDNKMSFSKTHSTATMPPPINPILATLQHNSILTPTRYSSTMKQKVLSPPHTKADFNPADFECEEDPFDNLELKTIDEKEELRNILVGTTGPIMAQLLDSNLPRGGSGSVLQDEEVLASLERATLDFKPLHKPNGFITLPQLGDCEKMPLSSKVSLPPIPAVSNIKSLSFPKLDSDDSNQKTAKLASTFHSTSCLRNGTFQNSLKPSTQSSASELSGHQSLGLSTLNLDSGTEMPALTPSDMISQMPSLSVSSVCTEESSPPNTGSTMLEFLQLMSKFKEMGFELKDIKEVLLLHNNDQDNALEDLMARAGAS
- the UBAP1 gene encoding ubiquitin-associated protein 1 isoform X2, whose translation is MASKKLGADFHGTFSYLDDVPFKIGDKFKTPAKVGLPIGFSLPDCLQVVREVQYDFSLEKKTIEWAEDIKKIHEAQREAERKAEEAEAKVNSKSGPEGDNKMSFSKTHSTATMPPPINPILATLQHNSILTPTRYSSTMKQKVLSPPHTKADFNPADFECEEDPFDNLELKTIDEKEELRNILVGTTGPIMAQLLDSNLPRGGSGSVLQDEEVLASLERATLDFKPLHKPNGFITLPQLGDCEKMPLSSKVSLPPIPAVSNIKSLSFPKLDSDDSNQKTAKLASTFHSTSCLRNGTFQNSLKPSTQSSASELSGHQSLGLSTLNLDSGTEMPALTPSDMISQMPSLSVSSVCTEESSPPNTGSTATPPKFSVSQVPNTPSCPQAYSELQTLSPSERQCVETVVNMGYSYECVLRAMKKKGENIEQILDYLFVHGQLCEKGFDPLLVEEALEMHQCSEEKMLEFLQLMSKFKEMGFELKDIKEVLLLHNNDQDNALEDLMARAGAS
- the UBAP1 gene encoding ubiquitin-associated protein 1 isoform X3; the protein is MARPCPDSKWLLRSWVQIFMYDFSLEKKTIEWAEDIKKIHEAQREAERKAEEAEAKVNSKSGPEGDNKMSFSKTHSTATMPPPINPILATLQHNSILTPTRYSSTMKQKVLSPPHTKADFNPADFECEEDPFDNLELKTIDEKEELRNILVGTTGPIMAQLLDSNLPRGGSGSVLQDEEVLASLERATLDFKPLHKPNGFITLPQLGDCEKMPLSSKVSLPPIPAVSNIKSLSFPKLDSDDSNQKTAKLASTFHSTSCLRNGTFQNSLKPSTQSSASELSGHQSLGLSTLNLDSGTEMPALTPSDMISQMPSLSVSSVCTEESSPPNTGSTATPPKFSVSQVPNTPSCPQAYSELQTLSPSERQCVETVVNMGYSYECVLRAMKKKGENIEQILDYLFVHGQLCEKGFDPLLVEEALEMHQCSEEKMLEFLQLMSKFKEMGFELKDIKEVLLLHNNDQDNALEDLMARAGAS